Proteins encoded by one window of Borrelia puertoricensis:
- a CDS encoding Vsp/OspC family lipoprotein, whose product MKRITLCALFLTLFLLISCNTSGSATKDGHAAKSDGALIDLVTITNNINDSVDFAKDVKEIHTLVKSIDELAKAIGKKIKNDGILDAMAGKNGSLLAGVFQVILTVETKLEQLEKKKELSDDLKAKITNVKGEGTGLLNKLKGGHAELGIEGATDENAQKAIDRNGKPDGDKGVAELKKLNTAIDALLKDAEAAVTSAINELTTSAKP is encoded by the coding sequence ATGAAAAGAATTACTTTATGTGCGTTATTTTTGACTTTATTTTTACTTATTTCTTGTAATACTTCAGGGTCTGCTACTAAAGATGGGCACGCAGCTAAATCTGATGGTGCTCTTATTGATCTAGTTACAATAACTAATAACATAAACGACTCTGTAGATTTTGCTAAAGATGTTAAAGAAATTCATACTTTAGTTAAGTCCATTGACGAACTTGCTAAAGCTATTGGGAAAAAAATTAAAAATGATGGTATTCTTGATGCTATGGCTGGTAAGAATGGATCATTACTTGCAGGGGTATTTCAAGTAATACTAACTGTAGAAACTAAGTTAGAACAATTAGAGAAGAAAAAAGAACTTTCTGATGATTTGAAGGCAAAGATTACTAATGTTAAGGGCGAAGGGACTGGGCTTTTGAATAAGTTGAAAGGCGGGCATGCTGAACTTGGTATTGAAGGAGCTACTGATGAGAATGCACAAAAAGCTATAGATAGAAATGGTAAGCCCGATGGAGATAAAGGTGTTGCAGAACTTAAAAAACTCAACACAGCAATTGATGCATTGTTAAAGGATGCTGAAGCTGCAGTAACATCTGCAATTAATGAGCTTACAACTTCTGCTAAACCTTAA
- a CDS encoding Vsp/OspC family lipoprotein — protein sequence MKRITLCALFLTLFLLSSCNTSGNATKDGQAAKSDGTVIDLVTITNNIKDSVAFAKSVKEIHTLVKSIDELAKAIGKKIKNDDTLDTMDGKNGSLLAGAFQIISTVKSKLGTLAKTNELSDELKQKVNAATAANTSLLNKLKEKNADLGKEGASDADAKAAILVSNGTKDKGVDELIKLNTAIDALLTAADAAVTSAIKELTTPAKPSN from the coding sequence ATGAAAAGAATTACTTTATGTGCGTTATTTTTGACTTTATTTTTACTTAGCTCTTGTAATACTTCAGGGAATGCTACTAAAGATGGGCAGGCTGCTAAATCTGATGGTACTGTTATTGACCTAGTTACAATAACTAATAACATCAAAGACTCTGTTGCTTTTGCTAAGAGTGTTAAAGAAATTCATACTTTAGTTAAGTCCATTGACGAACTTGCTAAAGCTATTGGGAAAAAAATTAAAAATGATGATACTCTTGATACTATGGATGGTAAGAATGGATCATTGCTTGCAGGGGCATTTCAGATAATATCAACTGTAAAGTCTAAATTAGGAACATTAGCAAAAACAAATGAACTTTCTGATGAATTGAAGCAAAAAGTTAATGCTGCAACGGCTGCAAATACATCACTTTTAAATAAGCTGAAAGAGAAGAATGCTGATCTGGGTAAAGAAGGTGCTAGTGATGCTGATGCTAAAGCAGCCATACTTGTAAGTAATGGTACTAAAGATAAAGGAGTTGATGAACTTATTAAGCTCAATACAGCAATTGATGCGTTGTTAACGGCTGCTGATGCTGCAGTAACGTCTGCAATTAAGGAGCTTACAACACCCGCTAAACCTTCTAACTAA
- the bdr gene encoding Bdr family repetitive protein, which yields MQDSSLHSVANTQIFNGHITEEIIYQEFVKMGMQDFIANDLSKRYYRNELTYKDIEYLESNFNLKFEMLERSLKSEIFFVKTELDSKIDSVENNFNTKIDTKFNELDNKVYTVKNELKSDIRDLDNKIDNVRNELKSDIRDLDNKIDNVKNELKSDIRDLDNKIDNVKNELKSDIRDLDNKIDNVRNELKSDIKDLDNKIDTVENNLNTKIDNVENNLNTKIDNVENNLNTKIDTKFNELDSKIDVNKMELKSTLRLHGWMFGTIITLNIGIFLTLMSIVYSLLNK from the coding sequence ATGCAAGATTCATCATTACATTCTGTAGCTAATACACAAATTTTTAATGGGCATATTACAGAGGAGATTATATATCAAGAATTTGTAAAGATGGGTATGCAAGATTTTATTGCAAATGATCTCTCTAAAAGATATTATCGTAATGAATTGACTTATAAAGATATTGAGTATTTAGAGAGTAATTTTAATCTTAAGTTTGAGATGTTAGAACGTAGTTTAAAATCTGAGATTTTTTTTGTAAAAACTGAACTTGATAGCAAAATAGACTCTGTTGAGAATAATTTTAATACCAAGATTGATACTAAATTTAATGAGCTTGATAACAAGGTTTATACTGTTAAAAATGAGTTAAAATCTGATATCAGAGACCTTGATAATAAAATTGACAACGTTAGAAATGAATTAAAATCTGATATCAGAGACCTTGATAATAAAATTGACAACGTTAAAAATGAGTTAAAATCTGATATCAGAGACCTTGATAATAAAATTGACAACGTTAAAAATGAGTTAAAATCTGATATCAGAGACCTTGATAATAAAATTGACAACGTTAGAAATGAATTAAAATCTGACATTAAAGACCTGGATAATAAGATTGATACTGTTGAGAATAATCTTAACACCAAGATTGACAATGTTGAGAATAATCTTAACACCAAGATTGACAATGTTGAGAATAATCTTAACACTAAGATTGATACTAAATTCAATGAACTTGATTCCAAAATTGATGTTAACAAAATGGAACTTAAGAGTACACTAAGACTTCATGGTTGGATGTTTGGAACAATTATTACCCTTAATATAGGAATTTTTTTAACATTAATGTCCATAGTCTATTCATTGTTGAATAAGTAG
- the bdr gene encoding Bdr family repetitive protein has protein sequence MGLAQPVITQQMVIAELTKAGIKRDIAIDLSYRYYKNELTYKDIEFLKENFDIKLKHLEDGISSVKDELNTKINTVENNFNLKLEKVESLLQAEIKSVESSLQTEIQRVETNLKSDIRDLDNKIDTVENNLNTKIDAKFNELDNKIDTVRNELKSDIKDLDTKIDVNKMELKSTLRLHGWMFGTLITLNIGIFLALMSLLVK, from the coding sequence ATGGGACTTGCGCAGCCTGTTATTACTCAGCAAATGGTTATCGCTGAACTTACTAAAGCCGGTATTAAAAGAGATATTGCTATTGACCTGTCTTATAGATATTATAAAAATGAACTGACTTATAAAGACATTGAATTCTTAAAAGAAAACTTTGATATAAAATTGAAACACTTAGAAGATGGGATTAGTAGTGTTAAGGATGAACTTAATACCAAAATAAACACTGTAGAGAATAACTTTAACCTTAAGCTTGAAAAGGTAGAATCACTCTTACAAGCTGAAATTAAATCTGTAGAGTCAAGCTTACAAACTGAGATTCAAAGGGTTGAGACGAACTTAAAATCCGATATTAGAGACCTGGATAATAAGATAGATACTGTTGAGAATAATCTTAACACCAAAATAGATGCTAAATTCAATGAACTTGATAATAAGATTGACACTGTTAGAAATGAACTGAAATCTGACATTAAAGATCTCGATACTAAGATTGATGTTAACAAAATGGAGCTTAAGAGTACATTAAGACTTCATGGTTGGATGTTTGGTACCCTTATTACCCTTAATATAGGAATATTTTTAGCGTTAATGTCATTATTAGTAAAGTAA
- a CDS encoding variable large family protein, protein MFYLLINLDCLFLLLSCGSGTTSAEDPKTTFLTSIANLGKGFLDVFTSLSDMVAGAFGIKADTKKSDIGNYFTSIETTMTSVKKKLQEEVAKNGNYLKIKEVVDTFITDTLDKIAKGAKTASGGATGGDAIGNAVKNEDAVAADATSVNALVKGIKQMIEVVLKKDEGNAEVDATKAENKKDVGKLFTATTDGNRADNTAAQAAAASIGAVTGADILQAIVKSTENPNSDSTEGIEKAKDAAEIAIAPVVNDKKEIKEAEAKKDAVISAAIALRAMAKGGKFSIKNNENEAVTTVNSAAASAVNKTLSTLIIAIRNTVDSGLKSISATLATVTQEDKSVDSTTPADAAASGSATLKN, encoded by the coding sequence TTGTTTTATCTCTTAATAAATTTAGATTGCTTATTTTTACTTCTTAGTTGTGGCAGTGGTACTACTAGTGCTGAGGATCCTAAAACTACATTTTTAACTTCTATTGCTAATTTAGGTAAGGGGTTCTTAGATGTTTTTACTTCTCTTTCTGATATGGTTGCTGGGGCCTTTGGTATTAAGGCTGATACTAAGAAATCTGACATTGGTAACTATTTCACTTCTATTGAGACTACTATGACATCTGTTAAAAAGAAGTTACAAGAGGAGGTTGCTAAGAATGGGAATTATCTAAAGATAAAGGAAGTTGTTGATACCTTTATCACTGATACATTAGATAAAATTGCTAAAGGAGCTAAGACTGCTTCTGGTGGGGCTACTGGTGGTGATGCTATTGGTAATGCTGTTAAAAATGAGGATGCTGTAGCAGCAGATGCTACAAGTGTCAACGCTCTTGTTAAAGGAATTAAACAAATGATAGAAGTAGTTCTAAAGAAAGATGAAGGAAATGCAGAGGTTGATGCTACTAAAGCTGAGAACAAGAAAGATGTTGGTAAATTATTTACTGCTACTACTGATGGCAATAGAGCTGATAATACTGCGGCACAAGCTGCTGCAGCGTCGATCGGAGCAGTAACTGGTGCTGATATCTTGCAAGCTATTGTTAAATCTACAGAAAATCCTAATTCTGATAGTACTGAGGGAATTGAAAAAGCCAAAGATGCAGCTGAGATTGCTATTGCTCCGGTTGTTAACGACAAAAAAGAAATTAAAGAGGCAGAAGCTAAGAAAGATGCAGTAATATCAGCAGCTATTGCACTTCGAGCTATGGCTAAGGGTGGTAAGTTTTCTATTAAAAATAATGAAAATGAGGCTGTAACGACAGTAAATAGTGCAGCTGCTAGTGCAGTGAACAAGACTTTAAGTACTCTTATTATTGCTATTAGAAATACTGTTGATAGTGGTTTAAAGTCAATTAGTGCAACTCTTGCTACAGTTACACAAGAAGATAAATCTGTAGATTCTACTACACCTGCAGACGCAGCAGCTAGTGGATCAGCAACATTAAAGAATTAA